A single window of Liolophura sinensis isolate JHLJ2023 chromosome 6, CUHK_Ljap_v2, whole genome shotgun sequence DNA harbors:
- the LOC135467510 gene encoding aldo-keto reductase family 1 member B1-like — translation MSSVPTVCLSGGQQMPMIGFGTWSVWQDPDDVVSQSVKTALEIGYRHIDCAFVYNNEEAVGRALKEKLNDGSLKREDLFVTTKLWDTYHGTERPKIGLQKSLDWLGLDYVDLYLIHWPFAFKAGDINFPKDENGDIILDTTTRLEDTWKGMEACYDAGLAKNLGISNFNRQQTEKMLGIARIKPCSMQAELNVYHSNPALVEHCQANGLHVTAFAPLGAANRPWKAETDPCLFDDPVIKKIAAEKKQDNGTGIIGSTYNNSVVCLRYLIQLGITVIPKSSKPQRIKENFEIFDFSLTEEEMTQLKSLNRNLRVYNEGIAKAHPEWPFHVQY, via the exons ATGAGCAGCGTCCCTACAGTTTGCTTGTCGGGAGGACAACAGATGCCCATGATTGGCTTCGGGACCTGGTCAGTTTGGCAG GACCCAGATGACGTAGTCAGCCAGTCAGTGAAAACTGCCCTGGAGATTGGTTACCGTCACATAGACTGTGCCTTTGTCTACAACAATGAGGAGGCTGTCGGCCGTGcactgaaagaaaaactcaaCGATGGATCTCTAAAGAGAGAGGATTTATTTGTCACAACAAAG TTATGGGACACCTACCACGGCACTGAACGGCCCAAAATTGGTCTACAGAAGTCTCTTGACTGGTTGGGACTGGATTATGTGGATCTCTATCTCATCCATTGGCCATTTGCATTCAAG GCAGGAGACATCAATTTCCCGAAAGATGAAAACGGTGATATTATTCTTGATACAACCACGAGACTGGAAGACACGTGGAAG GGAATGGAAGCATGTTACGATGCCGGCTTGGCGAAAAACCTTGGGATTTCCAATTTTAACAGGCAGCAGACAGAGAAGATGTTGGGGATTGCCCGAATAAAACCGTGCAGTATGCAG GCTGAACTCAATGTGTACcattcaaacccagccttggtgGAGCATTGTCAAGCTAACGGCCTTCATGTCACGGCATTCGCGCCTCTCGGAGCTGCCAACAGGCCATG GAAAGCTGAGACGGATCCCTGTCTCTTTGACGACCCCGTTATCAAGAAGATTGctgctgaaaaaaaacaagacaacgGCACAGGTATCATTGGTAGTACATATAACAACAGTGTG GTGTGCCTCCGATATCTCATACAACTGGGCATTACAGTTATCCCTAAGAGTTCAAAACCgcaaagaataaaagaaaattttgaG atatttgacttcagtttgACTGAGGAAGAAATGACGCAGCTAAAATCTCTGAACAGAAACCTACGTGTCTATAATGAAGGAAT AGCCAAAGCTCATCCGGAATGGCCGTTCCACGTGCAGTACTGA